One stretch of Diabrotica undecimpunctata isolate CICGRU chromosome 5, icDiaUnde3, whole genome shotgun sequence DNA includes these proteins:
- the LOC140442340 gene encoding uncharacterized protein → MNICNIYIPPTQNPSTNEILDLIKQIPSPRLIVGDINAHNYIWGSNKITPLGRRIEIMLDNFQLNLLNDGRNTHFDISTGKSSAIDLSICDPALSITLSWDVLSDLNDSDHFPIVITNSDSIQYSCNVEKWNLKNANWQEYYNLVLNEINALHEILQLNNNIDSQIQEFSNVLLNAAEKAVGKMNSKQLNLSVPWWNSECQEAIKLSNTALN, encoded by the coding sequence atgaacatatgtAATATATACATTCCACCTACACAAAACCCAAGCACTAATGAAATCTTAGATTTGATTAAACAAATACCTTCACCTCGTCTAATAGTTGGTGATATTAATGCACATAATTACATATGGGGATCAAATAAAATTACTCCATTAGGTCGTAGAATCGAAATAATGTTGGACAATTTTCAGTTAAACCTACTAAACGATGGAAGAAATACTCATTTTGACATTTCTACTGGTAAATCCTCTGCCATAGACCTTTCAATATGTGATCCAGCATTATCAATTACCTTATCTTGGGATGTACTTTCTGATTTAAATGATAGTGACCACTTTCCGATTGTAATAACGAATTCTGACAGTATACAATACTCTTGTAATGTTGAAAAATGGAATCTCAAAAATGCAAATTGGCAAGAGTATTATAATctagttttaaatgaaataaatgcATTACacgaaattttacaattaaataataatattgatagtcAAATTCAAGAGTTTTCCAATGTATTATTAAATGCCGCCGAAAAAGCCGTTGGTAAAATGAATTCCAAACAATTAAATTTGTCAGTCCCTTGGTGGAATTCTGAATGTCAAGAAGCTATTAAACTTTCAAACACAGCATTAAATTGA